A genomic segment from Alkalilimnicola ehrlichii MLHE-1 encodes:
- a CDS encoding RidA family protein yields MERKTIQTDRAPAAIGPYSQAIRAGRTVYLSGQIPLVPETMQLVEGDMEAQVRRVFDNLQAVAEAADGKLADVVKLNIFLTDLSHFGLVNEIMQEYFAEPYPARAAIGVAELPKGAQVEMDAVLVLP; encoded by the coding sequence ATGGAACGCAAGACCATCCAGACCGACCGCGCACCCGCCGCCATCGGCCCCTATTCCCAGGCCATCCGCGCCGGGCGCACCGTCTACCTGTCCGGCCAGATCCCGCTGGTGCCGGAGACCATGCAATTGGTGGAGGGCGACATGGAGGCCCAGGTCCGCCGGGTCTTCGACAACCTCCAGGCGGTGGCCGAGGCCGCTGACGGCAAGCTGGCCGACGTGGTGAAGCTGAACATCTTCCTTACCGATCTGAGCCATTTCGGCCTGGTCAACGAGATCATGCAGGAGTACTTCGCCGAGCCCTATCCGGCCCGTGCCGCCATCGGCGTGGCCGAGCTCCCGAAGGGGGCCCAGGTGGAGATGGACGCAGTCCTGGTCCTGCCGTAA
- the spoT gene encoding bifunctional GTP diphosphokinase/guanosine-3',5'-bis pyrophosphate 3'-pyrophosphohydrolase — protein MGRAEALSPHEQRLSREPARRASELCSLLETYLEPKQVQQVYEAYRFGAEAHAGQRRLSGEPYITHPLAVARILAEMRMDGDSIVAAILHDVIEDTPTAKEQLRSQFGDDVAELVDGVSKLTQIDFKSKAEAQAENFRKMVLAMARDIRVILIKLADRLHNMRTIWVMAPHKRRRIARETLEIYAPIAQRLGINTVRVELEDLGFAALYPLRYRVLKEKLRRQRGHRGEIIDKVCEVIEGRMAEAAIQGQVSGREKHLWSIYQKMQTKGLNFRDVFDVYGFRVLVESVDDCYRMLGVLHGLYKPRPGRVKDYIAIPKANGYQSLHTTLIGPHRIRLEVQVRTWEMDQVAESGIAAHWLYKSEGNAGNTAQVRAREWVKGLLEIQETAGNSLEFIENVKIDLLPDEIYVFTPKGEIMELPSGATPVDFAYAVHSDVGNACIAAKVDHRLTPLRTPLQTGQMVEVITAPVGRPNPVWLDFVVTAKARAAIRHSLKKLKDHEAEDLGRRMLDRALSTLSLALDDLPADDIRERARALGEPDLPSLLRAVGLGRRVPWVVAQKLAGVAQEVTEEGKEHPAPHQADRQQLSIRGTEGTVVTFGKCCRPIPGDPIVGFASSGRGVVVHHRDCRNVVASRKQADKWIDVQWEPEVAGVFPTVIAVDVVNERGVLATLASTIADAEGNIDNVVIDERDAMISTVRFTLSVRDRRHLANIMRRLRVTRPVQRITRRRGN, from the coding sequence ATGGGTCGCGCCGAGGCCTTGTCCCCGCATGAACAGCGCCTGAGCCGCGAACCGGCCCGCCGGGCCAGCGAGCTGTGCTCCCTGCTGGAGACCTATCTAGAACCCAAACAGGTTCAGCAGGTCTACGAGGCCTATCGTTTCGGTGCCGAGGCCCATGCCGGCCAGCGTCGGCTGTCCGGCGAACCCTACATTACCCACCCGCTGGCAGTGGCGCGCATCCTCGCCGAGATGCGCATGGACGGCGACAGCATTGTCGCCGCCATCCTCCACGACGTCATCGAGGACACCCCCACCGCCAAGGAGCAGTTGCGCAGCCAGTTCGGCGACGACGTTGCCGAACTGGTGGACGGGGTATCCAAACTCACCCAGATCGACTTCAAGTCCAAGGCTGAGGCCCAGGCCGAGAACTTCCGCAAGATGGTGCTGGCCATGGCCCGGGACATCCGGGTCATCCTGATTAAACTGGCCGACCGACTGCACAACATGCGCACCATCTGGGTGATGGCGCCCCACAAGCGCCGCCGGATCGCCCGCGAGACCCTCGAGATCTACGCCCCCATCGCCCAGCGCCTGGGCATCAATACCGTCCGCGTCGAACTGGAGGACCTGGGCTTTGCCGCGCTCTACCCGCTGCGCTATCGGGTTCTCAAGGAGAAACTGCGTCGTCAGCGCGGTCACCGGGGCGAGATCATCGACAAGGTCTGCGAGGTCATCGAGGGCCGGATGGCCGAGGCGGCCATCCAGGGCCAGGTCTCCGGCCGGGAGAAGCACCTCTGGAGCATCTACCAGAAGATGCAGACCAAGGGGCTCAACTTCCGTGATGTCTTTGATGTCTACGGGTTCCGGGTATTGGTGGAATCGGTGGACGACTGTTACCGCATGCTCGGGGTCCTGCACGGCCTGTACAAACCCCGCCCCGGTCGCGTCAAAGACTACATCGCCATCCCCAAGGCCAACGGCTACCAATCCCTGCACACGACCCTGATCGGCCCTCATCGCATCCGCCTGGAGGTGCAGGTCCGCACCTGGGAGATGGATCAGGTGGCGGAATCGGGTATCGCCGCCCACTGGCTCTACAAGTCCGAGGGCAATGCCGGCAATACGGCCCAGGTGCGGGCACGGGAGTGGGTCAAAGGGTTGCTGGAGATCCAGGAGACGGCCGGTAACTCCCTGGAGTTCATCGAGAACGTCAAGATCGACCTGCTCCCGGACGAGATCTACGTCTTTACCCCCAAGGGCGAGATCATGGAACTGCCCAGCGGCGCCACCCCGGTGGATTTCGCCTATGCGGTGCACTCCGATGTCGGCAACGCCTGCATCGCCGCCAAGGTGGATCACCGCCTCACGCCGCTGCGCACCCCGCTGCAGACCGGCCAGATGGTGGAGGTCATCACCGCCCCTGTGGGCCGGCCCAACCCGGTGTGGCTGGATTTCGTGGTCACCGCCAAGGCCCGCGCCGCCATCCGTCATTCGCTCAAGAAGCTCAAGGACCACGAGGCCGAGGACTTGGGGCGGCGCATGCTTGACCGGGCCCTCAGCACCCTTTCCCTCGCGCTGGACGATCTGCCCGCGGACGATATCCGCGAGCGGGCCAGGGCGTTGGGCGAGCCCGACCTGCCCAGCCTTTTGCGCGCCGTCGGCCTCGGCCGTCGGGTGCCCTGGGTGGTGGCGCAGAAGCTGGCTGGCGTGGCTCAGGAGGTGACCGAGGAGGGGAAGGAACATCCGGCGCCGCACCAGGCCGACCGCCAGCAGCTCAGTATCCGCGGTACCGAGGGCACCGTCGTGACCTTTGGCAAGTGTTGCCGGCCCATCCCCGGAGACCCGATTGTCGGCTTCGCCAGCTCCGGGCGCGGGGTGGTGGTGCACCACCGCGATTGCCGCAACGTGGTCGCCTCGCGCAAGCAGGCCGACAAGTGGATCGACGTGCAGTGGGAGCCGGAGGTGGCGGGTGTCTTCCCCACGGTTATCGCGGTGGATGTGGTCAATGAGCGCGGTGTGCTCGCGACCCTGGCCAGCACCATTGCCGACGCCGAGGGCAACATCGACAACGTGGTCATCGATGAGCGCGATGCCATGATCTCCACCGTGCGTTTCACGCTCAGCGTGCGTGATCGCCGGCACCTGGCCAATATCATGCGCCGGTTGCGCGTGACCCGCCCGGTCCAGCGCATCACCCGGCGCCGGGGCAATTGA
- the rpoZ gene encoding DNA-directed RNA polymerase subunit omega, translating into MARVTVEDCLTNMDNRFQLVLVGSKRARQLANGAEAHVDWDNDKPTVVALREIADGHVGREILEEQPEPVLDFEAEASALMEEEAAKGNADAGQGEGDAPKTPGQDG; encoded by the coding sequence ATGGCCCGAGTTACCGTTGAGGACTGCCTCACCAATATGGACAACCGCTTCCAGCTAGTGCTGGTCGGGTCCAAGCGCGCCCGCCAACTGGCTAATGGCGCCGAGGCCCATGTGGATTGGGACAATGACAAGCCCACCGTCGTCGCCCTGCGCGAGATCGCCGACGGCCACGTTGGCCGCGAGATCCTCGAGGAGCAGCCCGAGCCCGTGTTGGATTTCGAGGCCGAGGCCAGCGCCCTGATGGAAGAGGAAGCGGCCAAGGGCAACGCCGACGCCGGCCAGGGCGAGGGTGACGCGCCAAAGACGCCCGGCCAGGACGGCTGA
- the gmk gene encoding guanylate kinase, with protein sequence MPGTLYVVSAPSGAGKTSLVNALVRQDEAVSLSVSHTTRPPRPGEEDGVNYHFVDRDRFQALVAQGDFLEHAEVFGNHYGTSRSAVQALLDQGQDVILEIDWQGARQVRERMPGCLSVFILPPSREELRRRLTQRGQDEPEVIDRRMAEAVSEMSHYAEYDYLLVNDDFDRTLADLQAIFTANRHRLERQEPLLAETLRDLLG encoded by the coding sequence ATGCCAGGAACCCTCTACGTTGTGTCAGCCCCCTCCGGAGCGGGCAAGACCAGTCTGGTCAACGCCTTGGTCCGCCAGGACGAGGCCGTCAGCCTGTCCGTCTCTCACACCACCCGTCCCCCGCGCCCCGGTGAGGAGGACGGTGTGAACTACCATTTCGTGGACCGGGACCGTTTCCAGGCCCTGGTGGCGCAGGGTGATTTTCTGGAGCACGCGGAGGTCTTCGGCAACCACTACGGCACCTCGCGCAGTGCCGTGCAGGCCCTGCTCGATCAGGGCCAGGACGTGATTCTGGAGATCGACTGGCAGGGTGCCCGCCAGGTGCGTGAGCGCATGCCCGGGTGCCTCTCCGTCTTTATCCTGCCCCCCTCCCGCGAGGAACTGCGCCGCCGGCTCACTCAGCGTGGCCAGGACGAGCCCGAGGTCATTGACCGGCGCATGGCCGAGGCCGTCAGCGAGATGTCCCACTACGCCGAATACGACTACCTGCTGGTCAACGACGACTTCGACCGCACCCTGGCCGACCTCCAGGCCATCTTCACCGCCAACCGCCATCGCCTGGAACGGCAGGAGCCGCTGCTGGCCGAGACCCTCCGCGACCTGCTGGGGTAA
- the recG gene encoding ATP-dependent DNA helicase RecG, with the protein MSEPQAPSSASASDQDPAGQPITALRGVGPQLAERLARLHLATVQDLLFHLPLRYEDRDTVRRLGALRPGESGVVIGRVEHAGIAEGRRKRLIVQISDGTGSADLVFFHFHPGQRQQMRPGTPIRCFGELRPGPTGPQMVHPEYRLGPRASAGDEGPHGLTPVYPTTQGLHQQTLRKLIDQALALARHMPDWLPAELTRELGLPALAEALYYVHKPPVDADTAPLVEGRHPCVQRLAVEELLAHHLSMRRLRAHLQAAADAPTIHGDGRLTRRLLDSLPFALTEAQRRVDRELAEDMTRSVPMLRLVQGDVGSGKTVVAALAALRAVEAGYQAAIMAPTELLAEQHWRSFNEWLAPLDIPVGWVSGRAAGRRREAMLAALAAGDYPVVVGTHALFQDDVRFQALGLVIVDEQHRFGVHQRLALKEKGHRGRSQPHQIIMTATPIPRTLAMTAYADLDVSVIDQLPPGRKPVKTVAVSETRRDEVVARIGAALAQGRQAYWVCTLIEDSEVLEAQAAEETYAALQAALPGHRVGLVHGRMKPADKDTVMADFAAGRIGLLVATTVIEVGVNVPNASLMIIENAERLGLAQLHQLRGRVGRGEAESSCVLMYHGPLSQAARARLEVLRRSNDGFEIARRDLEIRGPGELLGTRQTGELSYRVADLNRDAGLLPRVQVLGDRLQQAHPERVEPLVRRWVGASERYGQV; encoded by the coding sequence GTGAGTGAACCCCAGGCCCCCAGCAGCGCATCCGCCAGCGACCAGGACCCGGCCGGCCAGCCGATCACCGCGCTGCGCGGGGTCGGGCCGCAACTGGCCGAGCGCCTGGCCCGTCTGCACCTGGCGACCGTGCAGGACCTGCTGTTCCACCTGCCGCTGCGCTACGAGGACCGTGACACCGTCCGCCGGCTCGGCGCCCTGCGCCCGGGGGAGTCCGGCGTCGTCATCGGCCGGGTGGAGCATGCCGGTATCGCCGAGGGGCGGCGCAAACGGCTCATCGTGCAGATCAGCGACGGCACTGGCAGCGCCGATCTGGTGTTCTTCCACTTCCACCCGGGGCAGCGCCAGCAGATGCGCCCCGGCACCCCCATCCGCTGCTTCGGTGAACTGCGCCCCGGCCCCACCGGCCCGCAGATGGTGCACCCGGAGTACCGCCTGGGCCCCCGCGCCAGCGCCGGCGACGAGGGCCCGCACGGCCTCACCCCGGTCTATCCCACCACCCAGGGCCTGCACCAACAGACCCTGCGCAAGCTCATCGACCAGGCCCTGGCCCTGGCGCGGCACATGCCCGACTGGCTGCCCGCGGAACTGACCCGCGAGCTGGGGCTGCCCGCGCTGGCCGAGGCCCTGTACTACGTGCACAAGCCACCGGTGGATGCCGACACCGCACCGCTGGTCGAGGGCCGCCACCCCTGTGTCCAGCGGCTGGCGGTGGAAGAGCTGTTGGCCCACCACCTCTCCATGCGCCGGCTGCGCGCCCACCTGCAGGCCGCCGCCGACGCCCCCACCATCCACGGCGACGGCCGCCTCACCCGCCGGTTGTTGGACTCACTCCCCTTCGCGCTCACCGAGGCCCAGCGCCGGGTGGACCGGGAGCTGGCGGAGGACATGACCCGGTCGGTGCCCATGCTGCGCCTGGTCCAGGGTGACGTGGGTTCCGGCAAGACCGTGGTCGCGGCCCTGGCCGCCCTTCGGGCCGTGGAGGCCGGCTATCAAGCCGCCATCATGGCGCCCACCGAGCTGCTGGCGGAGCAGCACTGGCGCAGCTTCAACGAATGGCTGGCGCCGCTGGATATCCCCGTGGGCTGGGTGTCGGGGCGCGCTGCCGGGCGGCGGCGGGAGGCCATGCTGGCGGCGCTGGCGGCCGGGGACTACCCGGTGGTGGTGGGCACCCACGCCCTGTTCCAGGACGACGTGCGTTTCCAGGCCCTGGGGCTGGTCATCGTCGACGAGCAGCACCGCTTCGGTGTGCACCAGCGCCTGGCCCTGAAGGAGAAGGGCCACCGGGGGCGGAGCCAGCCCCACCAGATCATCATGACCGCCACCCCCATCCCGCGCACCCTGGCGATGACCGCCTACGCCGACCTGGACGTCTCGGTGATCGACCAACTGCCCCCGGGCCGCAAGCCGGTGAAGACCGTGGCCGTCTCGGAGACTCGGCGGGACGAGGTGGTGGCACGCATCGGCGCCGCGCTGGCCCAGGGCCGGCAGGCCTATTGGGTCTGCACCCTGATTGAGGACTCGGAGGTGCTGGAGGCCCAGGCCGCGGAGGAGACCTACGCCGCCCTGCAGGCGGCCCTCCCCGGGCACCGGGTGGGGTTGGTGCATGGGCGCATGAAACCGGCGGATAAGGACACGGTGATGGCGGACTTTGCCGCCGGCCGGATCGGGCTGTTGGTGGCCACCACGGTGATCGAGGTGGGGGTGAACGTGCCCAACGCCAGCCTGATGATCATCGAGAACGCCGAGCGGCTGGGGTTGGCGCAGTTGCACCAGCTGCGCGGCCGGGTGGGCCGGGGCGAGGCCGAAAGCAGTTGCGTGCTGATGTATCATGGCCCGTTGTCGCAGGCGGCGCGGGCGCGCCTGGAGGTGCTGCGCCGGAGCAACGACGGCTTCGAGATCGCCCGGCGGGATTTGGAGATCCGCGGCCCCGGCGAGTTGCTCGGCACCCGTCAGACCGGGGAACTGAGCTACCGGGTGGCGGATCTCAACCGGGATGCGGGCCTGTTGCCGCGGGTGCAGGTACTGGGCGACCGGCTGCAGCAGGCGCACCCGGAGCGGGTGGAGCCGCTGGTAAGGCGCTGGGTCGGGGCCTCCGAGCGCTATGGCCAGGTCTGA